In one window of Streptomyces griseus subsp. griseus DNA:
- a CDS encoding MerR family transcriptional regulator → MSAEYRIEDLAHASRATVRTIRAYQDRGLLPTPERRGRANVYGEAHLARLLQIADLLERGYTLASIKELLEAWDAGRGLGGVLGLVAEVHGPWTDEEADRITREELDAKFGGSQDDEAIAEAVELGVLERVPGKDDEFLVPSPQELAVAVELHAAGVPLLAISAHLKELRGQVEHIASRFLEFTTEHVFARYLGHRPPTDSDAAEAASMVRRLRPLAQQTVDAELARAMRTFATLHLHHHLGAQESTIEGSETRPVLLPARTTRAVEALVGADQVAAFVAAAAEREVQGRTLDALTSSHSETNKVDERG, encoded by the coding sequence GTGAGCGCCGAGTACCGGATCGAGGACCTGGCCCACGCCAGCAGGGCGACGGTGCGCACGATCAGGGCGTACCAGGACCGGGGGCTGTTGCCGACGCCGGAGCGGCGCGGGCGGGCCAATGTGTACGGGGAGGCGCATCTGGCCCGGCTCCTCCAGATCGCGGACCTGCTGGAGCGGGGCTACACCCTGGCCAGCATCAAGGAGCTGCTGGAGGCGTGGGACGCGGGGCGGGGGCTGGGCGGGGTGCTGGGCCTGGTCGCCGAGGTGCACGGCCCCTGGACCGACGAGGAGGCCGACCGGATCACCCGCGAGGAACTGGACGCGAAGTTCGGCGGCTCGCAGGACGACGAGGCGATCGCGGAGGCGGTGGAGCTCGGGGTGCTGGAGCGCGTCCCGGGCAAGGACGATGAATTCCTCGTACCGAGCCCGCAAGAGCTTGCGGTAGCAGTGGAGTTGCACGCGGCGGGCGTCCCGCTGCTCGCGATCTCCGCCCACCTCAAGGAACTTCGCGGCCAGGTCGAGCACATAGCCTCCCGTTTCCTGGAGTTCACCACCGAGCACGTCTTCGCGCGCTATCTGGGCCATCGGCCGCCCACCGACTCCGATGCGGCCGAGGCGGCGTCGATGGTGCGCCGGCTGCGGCCGCTCGCGCAGCAGACGGTGGACGCCGAACTGGCGCGCGCCATGCGGACGTTCGCCACCCTGCATCTGCATCACCATCTCGGTGCGCAGGAGAGCACCATCGAGGGGAGCGAGACCCGGCCGGTGCTGCTCCCGGCCCGCACAACGCGGGCGGTGGAGGCGCTGGTTGGCGCGGATCAGGTCGCGGCCTTCGTGGCGGCGGCCGCCGAACGAGAGGTGCAGGGACGCACGTTGGACGCCCTGACCTCATCTCACTCAGAAACCAACAAAGTTGACGAAAGGGGTTAA
- a CDS encoding Cof-type HAD-IIB family hydrolase — translation MTSVTDAPLPAVTRLIATDLDGTLLRDDKTLSARTVAALAAAEEAGIEVFFVTGRPARWMGVVSDHVQGHGLAICANGAVVTDLRADRELLTVRALEREAALHVVRTLRDAAPGTSFAVEMTTGINYEPSYPPFHLDPGATVAIAEKLLHEDVPGDGAPVLKLLAHHTEMPPDAFLALARAVTGERASITRSSPSALLEVSGPGVSKATTLAACCEERGISAAEVVAFGDMPNDVEMLGWAGTSYAMGNAHPAALAAASRQTLTNEEDGVAVVIERILASR, via the coding sequence GTGACCTCAGTTACCGATGCGCCTCTGCCTGCCGTGACCCGGCTGATCGCGACCGACCTCGACGGCACCCTGCTGCGCGACGACAAGACGCTCTCCGCACGCACGGTCGCCGCGCTCGCCGCGGCCGAGGAGGCCGGGATCGAGGTCTTCTTCGTCACCGGCAGGCCGGCCCGCTGGATGGGCGTCGTCAGCGACCATGTGCAGGGCCACGGGCTGGCGATCTGCGCGAACGGCGCCGTGGTCACCGATCTGCGCGCGGACCGCGAGCTGCTCACCGTACGGGCGCTGGAGCGCGAGGCCGCCCTGCACGTCGTGCGGACCCTGCGCGATGCCGCCCCCGGCACCTCCTTCGCCGTCGAGATGACCACCGGCATCAACTACGAGCCGTCCTACCCGCCCTTCCACCTGGACCCGGGCGCCACGGTCGCCATCGCGGAGAAGCTGCTGCACGAGGACGTGCCGGGCGACGGCGCCCCCGTACTCAAACTCCTCGCCCACCACACCGAGATGCCCCCGGACGCCTTCCTCGCTCTGGCCCGTGCGGTGACCGGGGAGCGGGCCTCCATCACCCGCTCCAGCCCCTCCGCACTCCTGGAGGTCAGCGGGCCGGGCGTCTCCAAGGCCACTACGCTCGCCGCCTGTTGCGAGGAGCGCGGCATCTCCGCCGCCGAGGTGGTCGCCTTCGGGGACATGCCCAACGACGTCGAGATGCTCGGCTGGGCCGGTACCTCGTACGCGATGGGCAACGCCCACCCCGCAGCCCTGGCCGCCGCCTCGCGGCAGACCCTCACCAACGAGGAGGACGGCGTGGCCGTGGTCATCGAACGGATCCTCGCCAGCCGCTGA
- a CDS encoding SDR family oxidoreductase, protein MNLPGARERRVRTGGVELCVAELGDGERPTVVLVHGYPDSKEVWSEVAARLAEQWHVVLYDVRGHGRSTAPEPLRGGFTLEKLTDDFLAVIDAVSPDRPVHVVGHDWGSVQSWEFVTVGRTEGRIASFTSMSGPSLDHFGHWIKQRMARPTPRRAGQLLGQGAKSWYVYMLHTPVLPELAWRGPLGKRWPGILQRLEKVPAGDYPTASLPDDAAHGAWLYRDNVRARLGRPRADAYAHAPVQLITPTGDSFLSERLYDDLEQWVPRLVRRSLPAKHWVPRTRPDQLAAWIGEFAAASETGGQEGPAVQQPAAKGRYAERFGGQLVLVTGAASGIGRATAFAFAEAGARVVAVDLDAEGAARTAELARLVGAPAAWGEAVDVSDEAAMEKLAAKVAAEYGTVDVLVNNAGIGLSGSFLETTSEEWKRVLDVNLWGVIHGCRIFGKQMADRGQGGHIVNTASAAAFQPSRALPAYSTSKAAVLMLSECLRAELAEKSIGVSAICPGIVNTNITATTRFAGAGVEEEQRLRKRTTRLYGRRNYPPEKVADAILEAVVRNRAVVPVTPEARGARLLSRVSPGVLRGIARLKPPL, encoded by the coding sequence GTGAATCTGCCGGGAGCGCGTGAGCGCAGGGTGCGTACGGGTGGCGTGGAGCTCTGCGTCGCCGAGCTGGGGGACGGGGAACGGCCGACGGTGGTGCTGGTCCATGGGTATCCGGACAGCAAGGAGGTCTGGTCCGAGGTCGCCGCACGGCTGGCCGAACAGTGGCATGTCGTGCTGTACGACGTGCGCGGCCACGGCCGGTCGACGGCGCCCGAGCCGCTGCGCGGGGGCTTCACCCTGGAGAAGCTGACCGACGACTTCCTGGCGGTGATCGACGCGGTCAGCCCGGACCGGCCGGTCCATGTGGTGGGGCACGACTGGGGGTCGGTGCAGTCCTGGGAGTTCGTCACGGTCGGGCGGACCGAGGGCAGGATCGCCTCCTTCACCTCGATGTCCGGCCCGTCCCTGGACCACTTCGGGCACTGGATCAAGCAGCGGATGGCCAGGCCTACCCCGCGCCGGGCCGGTCAACTGCTGGGCCAGGGCGCCAAGTCCTGGTATGTGTACATGCTCCATACGCCGGTGCTGCCGGAGCTGGCCTGGCGCGGGCCCCTCGGCAAGCGGTGGCCCGGCATCCTCCAGCGGCTGGAGAAGGTGCCCGCGGGCGACTACCCGACCGCGTCCCTGCCCGACGACGCGGCGCACGGGGCCTGGCTCTACCGGGACAACGTCCGGGCCCGGCTGGGCAGGCCGCGCGCCGACGCCTACGCCCACGCACCGGTCCAGCTCATCACGCCGACCGGCGACTCCTTCCTCTCCGAGCGGCTCTACGACGACCTGGAGCAGTGGGTCCCCCGTCTGGTACGCCGGTCCCTGCCGGCCAAGCACTGGGTGCCGCGTACCCGGCCCGACCAGCTGGCCGCGTGGATCGGCGAGTTCGCCGCCGCCAGCGAGACGGGCGGCCAGGAGGGTCCGGCGGTCCAGCAGCCCGCGGCGAAGGGGCGGTACGCGGAGCGGTTCGGCGGCCAGCTGGTCCTGGTGACGGGTGCCGCCTCCGGGATCGGCCGGGCCACGGCGTTCGCGTTCGCCGAGGCCGGCGCCCGTGTGGTGGCCGTCGACCTCGACGCGGAGGGGGCCGCCAGGACGGCGGAGCTGGCCCGGCTGGTGGGAGCCCCGGCGGCCTGGGGCGAGGCGGTCGACGTGAGCGACGAGGCGGCGATGGAGAAGCTCGCCGCCAAGGTGGCCGCCGAATACGGCACCGTCGACGTCCTGGTCAACAACGCCGGGATCGGCCTCTCCGGATCCTTCCTGGAGACGACGAGCGAGGAGTGGAAGAGGGTCCTCGACGTCAATCTCTGGGGCGTCATCCACGGCTGCCGGATCTTCGGCAAGCAGATGGCCGACCGGGGCCAGGGCGGCCATATCGTCAACACCGCATCGGCCGCGGCCTTTCAGCCCTCCCGGGCGCTGCCCGCGTACAGCACGTCGAAGGCGGCCGTGCTGATGCTGAGCGAGTGCCTGCGCGCCGAGCTGGCGGAGAAGTCGATCGGGGTGAGCGCCATATGCCCCGGCATCGTCAACACCAACATCACCGCCACCACCCGGTTCGCCGGGGCCGGCGTGGAGGAGGAGCAGCGGCTGCGGAAGCGGACCACCCGGCTCTACGGGCGGCGCAACTACCCCCCGGAGAAGGTCGCCGACGCCATCCTGGAGGCGGTCGTGCGCAACCGGGCCGTGGTGCCGGTGACCCCGGAGGCGCGTGGTGCCCGGCTGCTCTCGCGGGTCAGCCCCGGGGTGCTGCGGGGGATCGCCCGGCTGAAGCCGCCGCTGTGA
- a CDS encoding ABC transporter ATP-binding protein: MTTIEIDHTSRWFGNVVAVNDVSMTVGPGVTGLLGPNGAGKSTLINMMGGFLAPSTGKVTLDGRTIWRNESVYKEIGIVPEREGMYDFLTGKEFVVANAELQGLGGAEAQRALATVQMEYAQDRKISTYSKGMRQRVKMASALVHEPSVLLLDEPFNGMDPRQRMQLMELLRQMGAEGRTVLFSSHILEEVEQLASHIEVVVAGRHAASGDFRKIRRLMTDRPHRYLVRSSDDRALAAALIADPSTAGIEVDLTEKALRIQAVDFGRFTELLPKVAREQGIRLLTVSPSDESLESVFSYLVAA, from the coding sequence GTGACCACCATCGAGATCGACCACACCTCCCGCTGGTTCGGCAATGTGGTCGCCGTCAACGACGTCTCCATGACGGTGGGCCCCGGCGTCACCGGACTGCTCGGCCCCAACGGTGCGGGGAAGTCCACGCTCATCAACATGATGGGCGGCTTCCTCGCCCCCTCGACGGGCAAGGTCACCCTCGACGGACGGACGATCTGGCGCAACGAGAGCGTCTACAAGGAGATCGGCATCGTTCCCGAGCGGGAGGGGATGTACGACTTCCTGACCGGCAAGGAGTTCGTCGTCGCCAACGCCGAACTCCAGGGCCTGGGCGGCGCGGAGGCGCAGCGGGCGCTGGCCACGGTCCAGATGGAGTACGCGCAGGACCGCAAGATCTCCACGTACAGCAAGGGCATGCGCCAGCGCGTGAAGATGGCGTCCGCGCTGGTCCACGAGCCCTCGGTGCTGCTCCTTGACGAACCGTTCAACGGGATGGACCCGCGGCAGCGGATGCAGCTGATGGAGCTGCTGCGGCAGATGGGGGCCGAGGGCCGTACGGTCCTGTTCTCCTCCCACATCCTCGAAGAGGTCGAACAGCTGGCCTCGCACATTGAGGTGGTCGTGGCGGGACGGCACGCCGCCTCCGGCGACTTCCGCAAGATCCGGCGGCTGATGACGGACCGGCCGCACCGCTATCTGGTCCGCTCCAGCGACGACCGGGCACTGGCGGCCGCGCTCATCGCCGACCCGTCGACGGCCGGCATCGAGGTCGACCTGACCGAGAAGGCGCTGCGCATCCAGGCCGTCGACTTCGGCCGCTTCACCGAACTGCTGCCGAAGGTCGCCCGTGAGCAGGGCATCCGGCTGCTGACCGTCTCCCCGTCCGACGAGTCCCTCGAATCGGTCTTTTCCTATCTCGTAGCGGCCTGA
- a CDS encoding LLM class flavin-dependent oxidoreductase, with product MRLSTVILPIDRWHEGGRDTWTRAEELGFHTAYTYDHLSWRSFRDRTWFGALPTLTAAATATSRLRLGTLVTSPNFRHPVTLAKELISLDDISGGRITLGIGAGGSGFDATALGQEAWTPRERADRFGEFVPLLDRLLTEDAVTDHGTHYSAVEARNIPGCVQRPRLPFAVAATGPRGLRLAARHGQAWVTTGDPKLYETGTPEQSVEALRDQNKRLVAACEEVGRDASELDRILLTGFTPDRNAPLESVDAFVDFAGRHAELGITEIAIHAPIPDSGFAIDPAVYERIATEAPAQLG from the coding sequence ATGCGACTGAGCACTGTGATTCTGCCGATCGACCGCTGGCACGAAGGCGGCCGGGACACGTGGACCCGAGCCGAGGAGCTGGGCTTCCACACCGCCTACACCTACGACCACCTGTCCTGGCGGAGCTTCCGCGACCGTACGTGGTTCGGCGCGCTCCCCACCCTCACCGCCGCCGCGACCGCCACGAGCCGGCTGCGTCTGGGCACGCTGGTCACCTCGCCGAACTTCCGCCACCCCGTGACCCTGGCCAAGGAGCTGATCTCCCTGGACGACATCTCCGGCGGCCGGATCACCCTCGGCATCGGCGCCGGGGGCAGCGGGTTCGACGCCACCGCGCTGGGCCAGGAGGCATGGACCCCACGGGAGCGCGCCGACCGCTTCGGCGAGTTCGTGCCGCTCCTGGACCGTCTGCTCACCGAGGACGCGGTGACGGATCACGGAACGCACTACTCCGCCGTGGAGGCCCGCAACATCCCGGGCTGCGTCCAGCGGCCCCGGCTGCCCTTCGCGGTCGCCGCGACCGGCCCGCGCGGTCTGCGGCTCGCCGCCCGCCACGGGCAGGCGTGGGTGACCACCGGCGACCCGAAGCTGTACGAGACCGGCACCCCCGAGCAGTCGGTGGAGGCCCTGCGGGACCAGAACAAGAGGCTCGTCGCCGCCTGCGAGGAGGTCGGCCGGGACGCCTCCGAGCTGGACCGGATCCTGCTCACCGGCTTCACCCCCGACCGCAACGCCCCGCTGGAGTCGGTGGACGCTTTCGTCGACTTCGCGGGCCGCCACGCCGAGCTCGGGATCACCGAGATCGCCATCCACGCCCCCATCCCGGACTCCGGCTTCGCCATCGACCCGGCCGTCTACGAGCGCATCGCGACGGAGGCGCCGGCCCAGCTGGGCTGA
- a CDS encoding ABC transporter ATP-binding protein, with product MPIQPSGLTIPVVHATTVVPVTAVIATEALSKRFPRVTALDRLTLDIGPGVTGLVGSNGAGKSTLIKILLGLSPATEGRAAVLGLDVATSGAAIRERVGYMPEHDCLPPDVSATEFVVHMARMSGLPPTAARERTADTLRHVGLYEERYRPIGGYSTGMKQRVKLAQALVHDPQLVLLDEPTNGLDPVGRDEMLGLIRRIHTDFGISVLVTSHLLGELERTCDHVVVIDGGALLRSSSTSDFTQITTTLAVEVTDSDTHPDGTDALRQVLAKAGVALVGQDGLDAEGLPGAGHILLVEATGEETYDLVRDSVAGLGLGLVRMEQRRHHIAEVFRTEQGGAGATPVPAQAVTAGAGAVQQATAPAPYQQKGSGRDEH from the coding sequence ATGCCGATCCAGCCGTCAGGGCTGACGATCCCTGTGGTCCACGCCACTACCGTCGTACCTGTGACTGCCGTTATCGCTACCGAAGCCCTGAGCAAGCGGTTCCCCCGGGTGACCGCGCTCGACCGGCTCACGTTGGACATCGGACCAGGTGTGACCGGTCTGGTGGGTTCCAACGGGGCCGGCAAGTCCACGCTGATCAAGATCCTTCTGGGTCTCTCCCCCGCCACCGAAGGCCGGGCCGCGGTGCTCGGGCTGGACGTGGCTACCAGCGGCGCCGCCATCCGGGAGCGGGTGGGGTACATGCCGGAGCACGACTGCCTCCCGCCCGATGTGTCGGCCACCGAGTTCGTCGTGCACATGGCCCGTATGTCGGGGCTGCCGCCGACCGCGGCCCGTGAGCGCACCGCCGACACCCTGCGCCACGTCGGCCTCTACGAGGAGCGCTACCGCCCCATCGGCGGCTACTCGACCGGTATGAAGCAGCGGGTGAAGCTGGCCCAGGCCCTGGTCCACGACCCCCAGCTGGTCCTCCTCGACGAGCCGACCAACGGCCTGGACCCGGTCGGCCGTGACGAGATGCTCGGCCTGATCCGCCGGATCCACACCGACTTCGGCATCTCCGTCCTCGTCACCTCGCACCTCCTGGGCGAGTTGGAACGCACCTGCGACCACGTCGTCGTCATCGACGGCGGAGCCCTCCTGCGCTCCAGCTCCACCAGCGACTTCACCCAGATCACCACCACGCTCGCGGTGGAGGTGACCGACAGCGACACCCACCCCGACGGCACCGACGCCCTGCGCCAGGTCCTCGCCAAGGCCGGCGTCGCGCTGGTCGGCCAGGACGGACTCGACGCGGAAGGGCTGCCGGGCGCGGGCCACATCCTGCTGGTGGAGGCCACCGGCGAGGAGACGTACGACCTGGTCCGCGACAGCGTCGCCGGGCTCGGCCTCGGCCTGGTCCGCATGGAGCAGCGCCGCCACCACATCGCCGAGGTCTTCCGTACCGAACAGGGCGGGGCGGGCGCCACCCCCGTACCGGCCCAGGCCGTCACGGCCGGAGCCGGGGCCGTACAGCAGGCCACCGCGCCTGCGCCGTACCAGCAGAAGGGGAGCGGTCGCGATGAGCACTGA
- a CDS encoding RNA 2'-phosphotransferase — protein sequence MDERRTVKVSKYLSKHLRHQPEDIGITLDVNGWVGVETLLTAAARHGFAITRAELDHVVAANDKRRFTMDGDRIRANQGHTVTVDLDLPPAEPPAYLYHGTVARVLDAIRAEGLRPMARHHVHLSPDRETATRVGARRGRPLVLTVNAGAMHRAGHAFRVSANGVWLADAVPPQFLLLRE from the coding sequence ATGGACGAGCGCCGCACCGTCAAGGTGTCCAAGTACCTCTCGAAACACCTCCGGCACCAGCCGGAGGACATCGGCATCACCCTCGACGTCAACGGCTGGGTGGGCGTCGAGACGCTGCTGACCGCGGCGGCCCGGCACGGGTTCGCCATCACCCGCGCCGAGCTGGACCATGTCGTCGCCGCCAACGACAAGCGGCGCTTCACAATGGACGGCGACCGCATCCGGGCCAACCAGGGCCACACCGTCACCGTGGACCTGGACCTGCCGCCCGCCGAGCCGCCGGCGTACCTCTACCACGGCACGGTCGCCCGCGTGCTGGACGCCATCCGGGCCGAGGGCCTGCGCCCCATGGCCCGCCACCACGTCCACCTCTCCCCCGACCGCGAGACGGCCACCCGGGTCGGCGCCCGGCGCGGCCGCCCCCTGGTGCTCACCGTGAACGCGGGCGCCATGCACCGCGCCGGCCACGCGTTCCGGGTCAGCGCCAACGGGGTCTGGCTCGCCGACGCCGTACCGCCTCAGTTCCTGCTGCTCCGGGAGTGA
- a CDS encoding GAF domain-containing sensor histidine kinase, with protein MAEPDPQDSLDAATQATRSLRGLSTELTARVPQLLEAMRSVGTGLELHSTLDRICATAAELAHARYAAIGVVDETGDGLSDFVTHGVPEEAARAIGRRPDGHRGLLGALIHEPDPVRLSDLTDDPRYAGFPPGHPRMRSFLGVPIRVQGEVFGNLYLTEKQDGGEFSDYDLHMVRVLATEAGIAIGNARLYEAARQRERWIDGSVAVTTALLSGGDADDALSVVAEQARHLADSAAGIVLLPTEDGGLEIVAVSADDPSDSLGVIIPARSTVVAKLLAGEAVFIDDSATDSRMVTRLAGRFGPSMLLPLQSGGRVLGALATPRARGARPFSRTERTLATQFASQAALALMMAEAQRDRERLAVYEDRDRIARDLHDLVIQRLFATGMILESAQRRSVVPEVRTGVGRAVDELDVTIQEIRTAIFALQQEPAEAPSGLRTRVLREINMAAVPLGFKPSHRFLGAVDALVGELTGKNLVAALREALSNAFRHAGASVIDVVVDATATLPDGRGAVRLSVADDGVGIPEGGRRSGLRNLARRAESLGGASWFGPGIGEDGGGTTVVWEAPL; from the coding sequence ATGGCAGAGCCGGACCCGCAGGACTCACTCGATGCCGCCACGCAGGCCACCCGCAGCCTGCGGGGTCTCTCCACCGAGCTCACCGCCCGGGTCCCCCAGCTCCTGGAGGCGATGCGTTCGGTCGGCACGGGGCTGGAGCTGCACTCCACCCTCGACCGCATCTGCGCGACGGCCGCCGAGCTCGCCCACGCCCGGTACGCCGCCATCGGGGTCGTCGACGAGACGGGCGACGGGCTCTCCGACTTCGTCACGCACGGCGTCCCGGAGGAGGCCGCCCGGGCGATCGGGCGCAGGCCCGACGGACACCGGGGCCTGCTGGGCGCGCTGATCCACGAGCCCGACCCCGTACGGCTGAGCGATCTGACCGATGATCCGCGGTACGCCGGATTCCCGCCGGGCCACCCCCGGATGCGGAGCTTCCTCGGTGTGCCGATCCGGGTCCAGGGGGAGGTCTTCGGCAACCTCTACCTGACCGAGAAGCAGGACGGCGGCGAGTTCAGCGACTACGACCTGCACATGGTGCGGGTGCTCGCCACCGAGGCCGGGATCGCCATCGGCAACGCCCGGCTGTACGAGGCGGCGCGCCAGCGGGAGCGCTGGATCGACGGTTCGGTGGCGGTGACCACCGCCCTCCTCTCGGGCGGCGACGCCGACGACGCGCTCTCCGTCGTCGCCGAACAGGCCCGCCACCTCGCCGATTCGGCCGCCGGGATCGTGCTGCTGCCCACGGAGGACGGCGGTCTGGAGATCGTCGCGGTCTCCGCCGACGACCCCTCGGACTCGCTCGGGGTGATCATCCCGGCCCGCTCCACGGTGGTGGCGAAGCTGCTGGCGGGCGAGGCGGTCTTCATCGACGACTCGGCCACCGACAGCCGGATGGTCACCAGGCTGGCCGGCCGGTTCGGGCCCAGCATGCTGCTGCCGCTGCAGAGCGGCGGGCGGGTGCTCGGCGCCTTGGCGACGCCCCGGGCGCGGGGCGCGCGCCCGTTCAGCCGGACCGAGCGGACGCTCGCCACCCAGTTCGCCTCGCAGGCCGCGCTCGCGCTGATGATGGCCGAGGCGCAGCGCGACCGGGAGCGGCTCGCGGTCTACGAGGACCGGGACCGGATCGCCCGCGACCTCCACGACCTCGTCATCCAGCGGCTGTTCGCCACCGGGATGATACTGGAGAGCGCCCAGCGCAGGTCGGTGGTGCCCGAGGTGCGGACCGGGGTGGGCCGGGCGGTCGACGAGCTGGACGTGACCATCCAGGAGATCCGTACGGCCATCTTCGCGCTCCAGCAGGAGCCGGCCGAGGCCCCCTCGGGCCTCCGCACCCGCGTCCTGCGGGAGATCAACATGGCGGCGGTCCCGCTCGGCTTCAAGCCATCGCACCGCTTCCTGGGCGCCGTCGACGCGCTCGTCGGCGAGCTGACCGGCAAGAACCTCGTCGCCGCACTGCGCGAGGCCCTGTCCAACGCCTTCCGGCACGCCGGGGCCTCGGTGATCGACGTGGTCGTCGACGCCACGGCGACCCTGCCGGACGGGCGGGGCGCGGTGCGGCTCTCGGTGGCCGACGACGGGGTGGGCATCCCGGAGGGCGGCCGCCGCAGCGGACTGCGCAATCTGGCGCGCCGGGCGGAGTCGCTGGGCGGGGCGAGCTGGTTCGGCCCGGGCATCGGGGAGGACGGCGGCGGTACGACGGTGGTGTGGGAGGCGCCGCTGTGA
- a CDS encoding M24 family metallopeptidase has product MASAVQDEKAPEARGFRAPELQGFREVQRLAYACAEAVAGQLRSGVTEREAARMQRVWLRERGVRDWFHLPFAWFGDRTAFAGLKVPLQFFPTDRKLEPGMPFILDMAPVHKGFTADIGYSGCLGLNPLHDRLLADLEAHRELILREVRERRSLREIYEDVERLMTAQGYANRHRAYPFGVIAHKVDRVAERRWSPSVFGFGTQSLKGLVSDAVHGHRDGWSPLWSPYRFSDHPPQPGLWAVEPHLGFRGTGAKFEEILVVTDSKDPEQSAFWLDDDLPHVRRWAEEKVAA; this is encoded by the coding sequence ATGGCCTCGGCAGTGCAGGACGAAAAGGCCCCGGAAGCACGGGGGTTCAGGGCCCCGGAGCTACAGGGGTTCAGAGAGGTGCAGCGCCTCGCCTACGCCTGCGCCGAGGCTGTCGCCGGTCAGCTCAGATCGGGGGTGACCGAGCGGGAGGCGGCGCGGATGCAGCGGGTGTGGCTGCGGGAGCGGGGCGTGCGGGACTGGTTCCACCTGCCGTTCGCCTGGTTCGGGGACCGGACGGCGTTCGCCGGGCTCAAGGTGCCGCTCCAGTTCTTCCCGACCGACCGGAAGCTGGAGCCGGGCATGCCGTTCATCCTCGACATGGCCCCGGTCCACAAAGGCTTCACCGCCGACATCGGGTACTCGGGCTGTCTGGGCCTCAATCCGCTCCACGACCGGCTCCTCGCCGATCTGGAGGCGCACCGCGAGCTGATCCTGCGGGAGGTGCGCGAGCGCCGTTCGCTGCGCGAGATCTACGAGGACGTCGAACGCCTCATGACCGCCCAGGGATACGCCAACAGGCACCGGGCCTACCCCTTCGGCGTCATCGCCCACAAGGTGGACCGCGTCGCCGAACGGCGTTGGTCCCCCAGCGTGTTCGGGTTCGGCACCCAGTCCCTCAAAGGGTTGGTGAGCGACGCGGTGCACGGCCACCGGGACGGCTGGTCGCCGCTGTGGAGTCCGTACCGCTTCTCCGACCATCCCCCGCAGCCCGGGCTGTGGGCGGTCGAACCGCACCTCGGATTCAGGGGTACGGGCGCGAAGTTCGAGGAGATCCTGGTCGTCACCGACTCCAAGGACCCCGAGCAGAGCGCTTTCTGGCTGGACGACGATCTGCCGCATGTGCGGCGCTGGGCCGAGGAGAAGGTGGCGGCGTGA
- a CDS encoding ABC transporter permease, translating to MSTETGTATGRDTSRIHNIGYRSYDGRRLGRAYARRSLYSQTLRGSFGLGRSAKSKVLPMLLFGVMTLVAAILVAVSMAAPDATRLVVKYTSYAIYLQAVIGLFIAAQAPQAVSRDLRFKSVPLYFSRPIERADYVLAKLAATASALFILTGAPLLILYVGALLAKFDFVDQTKWFGQGLVSVALLSVLFAGLGLVMAALTPRRGFGVAAVIAVLTISYGAVSTVQVIAWETGSPGAVEWLGLFSPITLISGVQTAFLGATSSFPGEEAVGAGMGVVYLFVVLALVAGSYAVLMRRYRKVGL from the coding sequence ATGAGCACTGAGACCGGTACCGCGACCGGGCGCGACACCTCCCGGATCCACAACATCGGCTACCGCTCGTACGACGGCAGGCGGCTCGGCCGGGCCTACGCCCGCCGTTCGCTCTACTCGCAGACCCTGCGCGGCTCCTTCGGACTCGGCCGTTCCGCCAAGTCCAAGGTCCTGCCCATGCTGCTGTTCGGCGTGATGACCCTGGTCGCGGCGATCCTGGTGGCGGTCTCCATGGCCGCGCCGGACGCCACCAGACTCGTCGTCAAATACACGTCGTACGCGATCTATCTGCAGGCCGTCATCGGCCTCTTCATCGCCGCACAGGCCCCGCAGGCGGTCTCCAGGGACCTCCGCTTCAAGAGCGTCCCCCTGTACTTCTCGCGGCCGATCGAACGCGCCGACTACGTGCTGGCGAAGCTCGCCGCCACGGCGTCCGCGCTCTTCATCCTCACCGGGGCGCCGCTGCTCATCCTCTATGTGGGTGCTCTGCTCGCGAAGTTCGACTTCGTCGACCAGACCAAGTGGTTCGGCCAGGGGCTGGTGTCGGTGGCGCTGCTGTCCGTACTGTTCGCCGGGCTCGGCCTGGTCATGGCCGCCCTCACCCCGCGCCGGGGCTTCGGCGTCGCCGCGGTGATCGCGGTCCTGACCATCTCCTACGGTGCCGTCTCCACGGTTCAGGTCATCGCCTGGGAGACCGGCTCGCCCGGGGCCGTGGAGTGGCTCGGCCTCTTCTCGCCGATCACCCTGATCAGTGGCGTACAGACCGCGTTCCTCGGCGCCACCTCGTCCTTCCCCGGAGAGGAAGCGGTGGGGGCCGGGATGGGAGTGGTCTACCTGTTCGTTGTTCTCGCGCTCGTCGCCGGCTCGTACGCCGTCCTGATGCGCCGCTACCGGAAGGTCGGGCTGTGA